Sequence from the Equus przewalskii isolate Varuska chromosome 11, EquPr2, whole genome shotgun sequence genome:
GCTGGCTGAGGCCCCTGGAGACCCACAGTGGATGGAGACCATAGGCAGGGACTTGCACCGCCAGTTCCCTCTGCATGAGATGTTTGTGTCACCCCAGGGTCATGGGTACGAAGCCAGTGATGCCCAGGGCCCCCCAGCCCCACAACCCCCAGGCGCTTCGGCCCAGTCTCCTACCCCACTTTATATCCTTGCATCTTGGGGGACCCAGCGAGGCCCAGGGGGCTGAGGCCTGGGCAGACGCTGCAAGAGGGTGGGAAGGGATGCCCAGAGGACTGGCCCCTAATGGGGTCTTCTGGCACAGGCAGCAGGGGCTCCTGCAAGTACTCAAGGCCTACACCCTGTATCGGCCTGAACAGGGCTactgccaggcccagggccctgTGGCTGCCGTGCTGCTCATGCATCTGCCCCCAGAGGTGAGTGCCCTTGACCCTGCTCCAGGGACCTGAGACCCTGAACCCTCAGCCCCAGTGGGACCCAGTGATCCATGACACCCAACCCCAGGGACTCTGACTTCAGGGACCCAAGACTCTTGATCCCCCAATCCTAGTGACCTAATAATCCTATGTCCTGGACCCATGACCTCCAACCCCAGGAACTCTGGCGTCAGGGACCCGGGATCTTGACTCCCAGATCCTGTCCTAGTGACTCGGGGCCTCATGACCACCAACCTCAGTGACCTTCACACCCAATGACCCTGACACTGGGAACCTGGGACCCTTGACCCCGACCCTTACCCCAGTGGTCCAGGAGTCTGGCGTTCTCACCTTGACCTCATAACTCCTGATTCTGAACCCTGTGATCCCTGACCCCAATAACCCCAgggacccaggatttgaacttcgAGACCCTCCTAACCCTTGGCCAGTGAGCCCCAACCCTGTGACCCTCAAATTCAGCACCCAGAGCCCTGTGACTTCCAACCCCTTAAACCCATCCATCTGGGTGGGGGAGGCTTTTGGTAACCGCTCCCCCACACTAAGTGCATGCTCCTGGCTCCAGAGTCACCCCAGATGGTGTCTAGGTCCTCTCCTGCACCCCTTTCCCCTGCCCTGCAGTCCCCTCCATGGTCCCCTCTGTGTGGGCACTCACGGCCTGCGCCCTGCCCCCAGGAGGCCTTCTGGTGCCTGGTACAGATCTGCGAGGTCTACGTCCCCGGCTACTACGGGCCCCACATGGTGAGAGGCTGGGATGCGGCCAGAGGGtacagggggaggggctgggcaggcgGGTGGCGGCCTGGGGACCCAGGGGACAGAGGCTGGGCTTTGGGAGTGGAGGTGCTGATGGGTGTGGCCGCAGGAGGCCGTGCAGCTGGACGCCGAGGTGTTCATGGCCCTGCTGCGGCGGCTGCTCCCGCGCGTGCACAAGCACCTGCAGCAGGTGGGCGTCGGGCCCCTGCTCTACCTGCCCGAGTGGTTCCTGTGCCTCTTCGCCcgctccctgcccttccccacagTGCTGCGTGTCTGGGACGCCTTCCTCAGCGAGGGTGAGTGGGGTGGCTGGCTGGGCGGGTGGCGGTAAGGGGCGcggtgcccagggctgggagccttGGGGTGCGAGGTGCTCACCAAGTAAGCACGTCAGTTCTGCTCTGCCCCGCCTACCACTGTCAATCCTGGCCCTGGGTCTGGGTGCGCCAAGGGTGATGGCGCCCTGCCCAGCTCCGGGGAgacagcccagcccctggccgCACATCACCACGGTAGTGAATGGTGGCTCCTGCCCGCTGTGATGAGACACCACAGGGAGGGCAGGCTCTgcgtggggctgggctgggtctGGGGAGGCTCCCCCTGAGGCAGAtggagcaggagctggggagaccACAGCAATGGAGGGGCTCAGCGACTGGGCACAGTGGGAGCATGGCCCACAGGTGAGCCCTCGCTGGTAGCAGGCACTGCTCTGGACACTGGGGGCCACCTGAGTGAGCGAGACCTACATTCCGCTGGGGGTGGGGATAGGAGGTAACCAAATTAACAAGATATTTATAGATTTCCATAAGTGCCacgaagaaaataaaacaggggaCGTGACAGAGTGTTAGTGGAGTGGCGGGAGGACGTGCTGTTTTTAAAGATGCTCCGGCTGCTCCACGGAGGAGGCAAATGGGCAGGGGCAGTGTGGAGGGTGGGAGGCCAGGAAGGACACTGTCCACAGGGTCCAGACTGCAGATGACATGGCGTGGGAGGTGCGTGGAGAGAGGTATAGTCAGAGAGGTGGACGCCAGGGCCAGGCCGAGAGTGGGGGCGAGTCGGGGCAGAGCTGAGCTAGACTCTGGGTCTTTGGAGCCCCGGCTCGGTAACCCCATCAGTAACCCGCCTGCATTCTGTCCACGTGGGATGCTGGCGGTTGCACCTAAAAAATGGTAGATATCAATCACtagatttattgagtacctgctatgtgcccAGCTAGCTCCAGGCCCAGCCCACTGGGAAAGGACCACGGACTGGCTTAGAGCTCTGACCATGAGCGTCCAAGTCGCCATCTACGCGTCACCTTCCCTCCAGCCTCAGACCTCGAgggcggggcagggcagggcccagTCAGTGTGGCTAAGCCATCTTTGCCCTCTCCACCGCGGACAGCACTGCTCCAGGCTCCCGTTCATAATCATGGTGACATTCGTAGTTGCTATTGGCCCTTTACAAGTCACAGTTGTCACTAGACCTCACTGGTCCCCTAACTACTCTTCTCAGCTGATCTGAGGCTGTCAGGAAGGGATTCTGAGGCTCTGGGaatggcccaaggtcacacccaCGTGCGTGTGTGTTCgtgagtgtgtgcacgtgtgcaccaTGCTCTTGGCTTAGGGGTGGGGAGCTCTGTCTAGAATCAGACAGTCACAGATGTGACCTGGAAAGGCCTTCAGGCACCCCTGGCCCTTCCGTGTGGAACGAGGAGCTGAAGCCCAGGGACAAGGCTTGGTGTGAGGTTGGCAGTAGCGCCTGGCTCCTGCAGGCCACTCTGCCCAGGAGTGTCTGCGCCTGCTGAGACTTACTCACCGGTGCCCCCACATTGCGACCCCACTCTCAGTCGTTGCTCCTGGCCTGAGTCAAGGCTGCAGAgcagcaggagggcagaggctggctgTGGGCAGGTTCAGGTGtggaagtggggaggggcagggctggtcccCCACTGAATGAGCCCCTGCCTGCAGGTGTGAAGGTGCTGTTCCGTGTGGGGCTGACGCTGGTGCGCCTGGCGCTGGGCACCGCAGAACAGCGCCTGGCCTGCCCGGGGCTCCTGGAGACACTCGGTGCCCTGCGAACCATCCCCCCAGCCCAGCTGCAGGAGGAGGCCTTCATGTCCCAGGTCAGTGCCCTTTGCCTGCCCTCTGcaatgggccagcccctgctgcacagctggggaaactgagtcccagagtgGGAAGTCAGACTGAGAACCGGCGTTCAGTTCCCTGTCCTCTGAGCAGAGAGAATGTgaaaaccccaggcctccagtgGCTTTCTATGACTCCCTTAGCGAGGCTGTCTGTCAGCCCCTCAGCCCTCAGCCACTTCCTGGGGCTGTCTGCTGCCCGCCCTCGTCAGGACCTCATGGTTTCCTGCCCTCCCCCGGTCCAGGCAAACTCAGTACCAACCGCTCCCCACAGGTGCACAGCGTGGCCCTGTCCGAGCACGACCTGCAGCGGCAGATCAGAGCCCAGCTCGCCCAGCTGCCCGAGTCGGCGTCCGGGCCACCCCCACGGCCACAGGCCCGCCTGCCCGGGGCTCAAGCCATCTTTGAGGCCCAGCAGCTGGCAGGGGCGCGGGGAGGCACCAGGCCTGAGGTGCCCCGAATCGTGGTGCAGCCCCCAGAGGAGCCCAGGCCGCCCCGGCGCAAACCCCAGACCCGAGGCAAGACTTTCCATGGGCTCCTGACTCGGTCCCGGGGCCCCCCTATCGAAGGCCCCTCCAGGTCTCATCGAGGCTCCACTTCCTTCCTGGACACCCGATTCTGAAGGTCCTGCTTCTGAAGGGACCGTGGACTCAGTGTCCCCCAGCCCCAATTGCCTGAAGGGCTGATGCCAGCCTCACAAATGGGCACTGCACTTTAAGGCTGGGATTTGGTGACTCGGCTCCCCTCGCACGGACTGTATCAGGCACAGGGATGAAGGAAGGGGTAGGATTTGGGGGACCCAGGCCCGCCATCTGCCCACGGAGCTGTCCTGGAGCCTGGGCACTTGCAAGCATCAAGCTGGCGCTAAGGGTTGTTGGCCGGGCTAGGGGACCCCAAAGGGCTCCTGGGAGGCCTGGAATAAAGTCTGACTGAGCAGAAGCCTGGATGGAGTTGGATCAAATGCCTTCCACCCCCAAACCCGAGACCAGAGGCCCCTTCCTCTCCCGCCCTCACCCCCACAGCCCCACCTCTCCTGGTCCAGCCCTGGTTCCCACAGGACACCCGAGGCTGCCCATTGGCTGCTGGCAGGTGTTTACCAGCAACAGGAACCAGTGGTGAGCTGCCTTGCCCAACCTCTTGGGGGCAGGTAAGGCTCCCGCACCTGTAGGAGGAGGGCCCCCCAGGTGGATGCTGGCCCTAGAAGTGGGATTCTATCCCCTGTTCTGCCCCCTGCGCCACTGGTTCGGGACACCCAGGGGTGGGTAGACTCTAATCCAAGTCCGCCCTCCACCCATGGTCCTGGTCCTGTCCACAGAGAGAGCCAGCGAGAACAAAGGCCTAGTGTGCCAAGACAAAGGAGAAAGGTCCCACTGGCCCTTGCCCTCTCCCTGAGCCCGGCTGCACCCCCTTGGGACTGCCACCATGGAAACCCCCTCCCACACTCTCTAATTGCCCCCATGGGTGCCTGGGGTGCCTGGGACGTGAGCCATCGCCAGGAGAACGGGGCTGGTTCCATGCTGGCTTGTGTCCCTGCAGTGCCCGTTCCCGGTGTCCTGCCTCCCTGAGCATCCTCCCCCGAAGAGTGGAGGGTAGGGGGCACGGCAGGATTCGGGGGTGCCGGGAGAAAGTTTCTGAAGTCGCACTTAAATGGTGGAGTGTTCAGTCTGCCCATCCCAATGGCTGTGCTGGAACATGGGCGTGGCCACCCGTCAGACCACTGATTCAGAATGGCCTAGTGACAGAGCCACCGGGTGCAAGAATACACTCACTCTACGTATGTTCTTGTGGCACTTACTCTGTGActggccaggccctgggtccAGGGAAGACCATCCCACTCCccaggagcctggaggagggaaTCATGGGGTTCCAGACCCAGATCCACTGTCTCccggggggaaactgaggctcagcagggGAGGGAACTTGGCCAAGGCCTCGCTGCCAATGGCAGACCCAAGGTTTACCCCTGCCCCACATCGGCAGCCATGAACCTGCCACCCACCACTGGGAACCCACCTTGGTCTGTCTCCTGGGGTGCTCTCTCTCCTGTTCCCGCCCactccccccagccctgccccagcctgggtcccagccccTCTGAGTGTGGGgcagccggggggggggggggggggggggccctgtGAGTTAAAGAGAGCTTGCCgagccctccctctcccctcccctcccccctgggGTCCCTGCAGCTTAATAATGACCCACTCACCTGGAGTTCACAGACCCCTTTCTcagagcccctccccaccccacaccccctctCTCTGCAGGTGGCAGTGACAGCCTCATTAGAGCAAGGGGAAATGGCCAGCTTGAGTACCGGGGTCCAAGATCACAGCGAGGGGCAGAGCCGCTGAGCACAGATCTCTGTGCCTTCTCGACAATGTCTTAGCCTTTGAGGGGCATCTAAGGAATCCCAGGCGCCGTGTGGGGCAGGGGGTGATGGGACACACCTGCAGGGAGCTTAGGGAGTCCGCCCATCATCAGCCAGCCACCTACAGGGCCCGAGCTGAGCTGAGGGCTCAGACCAGAAAAGCAGCTCTCCTCGTACTGACGCTTTTCTACACACCGCTGTCTCCACAGGGCTGCGCTAACCCCTCCAGGCATGTGCAGCCCTGCGTGGTAGAGGGGAAGTGACCACTCAGCCAGGTACCTTTGTGCAGTGAGCAACCTGCACAACCATACTCAGTGAACCTGGCAACCCCAGCTCCCTACAAACTTACCTGGAAatggggctcagagaaggcaaGCCATGTACCTGAGAGCACTCAGCGTGCAGAAGCTGAAGCTGGGATGGCTCCCAGGGATGTGTATCGGGCTGGGTCAAAGTGGAAGGGCAAATGGCTTCCTGCCttggtgtggggtggggagggcccatGGTCTCCATCCTGCAGTGCTACCCACCCCAGAGGATCCCCCCATCCACACACTGTCCAGAGGCCAGACTTGGACTCCCTGCAAAGTCCCTGCATGAGAAAGTCCCCGTCACttcctctgagcctcggttttctcctACAGAGAATGGGATAATAattgctccccccaccccagccccaagaGCGCTCGTCAGTCTCATTGTTGTGATGATGATTGTCCAGTCCAGCTGAGCAGCAGCGGAGACCTtgcctctcctcaccccacccctaccTGGCTCAGCTCAGCCTCCAGTGAGCTCGAGGCCCTCCTGGTAGGGACAGAGCAGAAATGCCCTGCGAGGCTGCTTGCCCCAAAGTCCCAGGGCCCTGGGCCTGAGCTGCAGTTGCCCAACCCTGATTTTCCTCCCTGCATCCACAAGGCAAATGCCATTACAGCCGGGGCCCAGCTGGGATGGTCTGGGaccgggcacagaaccacactgCTGTCTGTGCATGTATGCACGCACTCTGGCAAAGGGAAGAGCCCAGCTCCgcctctcaccagctgtgtgaccttggtcaagtcatgccacctctctgagcctcactttcctcatctgtaaaaggcagAGAATCATAACTGCGACCTCACAGTTAAGTGAGATACAGCATGTAAAAGCCCTCACCCAGCGCCTGGGACAAGGTCAAGAAGTCCTTGCTGACCCTGCTAGGGAGTGCTCACCTCCCACCTGGTGCCCCTGCAGCCGAGCCTGGGCTAAAGGATGCATTGTAATCCCCACCTGAGGACGAGAAAATTGAGCCCACAGAGGCTGCATAGCTTGTGTTAAAACAGGACAACAGGCCCCGAATGGAGTCGCTTATGCTAAGGCCCAAGTCACCACACTGAGAGCTAACTTAGTTACAGTTTCGGCTCTCCCAGAAACGGAATCTTAGAGCAGTAAGTCAGGAATCACCCGGTCAGCACCGGTCAGGTGATCCGCCTGAGAGACCCCTGACACCCCCTAAAAGGAAGGGACCTCGCCATCACCAGCCCGCTTTGTTACCAggataacttccttgttcctgcctccttcctggcaAAGTCTTGCATTTTGcacagctccttggagctcctttctaccTGCCAGATGCGATGCTGTCCGATGCATGAATCGTTGAATAAAGCCAACAAGATCTTTAAAATCTACTCAGTTGAATTTCGGGTTTTACCCTTAAGTGTCAAAGCTCATGCTCTTTGATGCCATCGGTGCCCGGCCTCTGTCCCACCAGTGGGCTCACACTGAAGCGTGGGCTACCCGCGTAGAAAGAGAAGGGACCTTCTAGGGTGGCCGCCCCTCGTTCCAGGAGGCTCTCAGGGACAGCTGGGGGGCTCTAGGCAGAGGGTCTGAGTTCAGGGTGTGAGGTGGAGGAACTGTGACAACATCCTACATGTGTTGGGCGCAGGCCCCTATgttaatcctcaccacagccctgtgaggtgggcacCCGCCCCATTTTGGGCAGGAGAAAAGAGAGCTTCAGACCAGAAAGGGGAGGTGCCCGGGTCCCACAGCTGGAGCTAGGATCAGAACTCGCCTGGTGTGACACACTCCGGGAGAGGGTGTGAGTCTGGGCGTGTTTCTTGGGGTGAATCTGTGTCtgtgggagccagccctgtggccaaatggttaagttcccacgctccgcttcggcaggccagggtttcaccggtttggatcctgggcgcagacatggcaccgctcatcaggccacgctgagacggcgtcccacatgccacaactagaaggacccacaactaaaaatacacaactatgtaccagagggcttaggggagaagaagggaaaaaaaaaaagattgacaacagatgttagctcaggtgccaatctttaaaaaaaataataaaataaaataataataaaaaataattaaaaaaaattgtggctgCAAGCCAGGTCTCTTGGGGTGTGTGCTTCTGTGAATGCTTGGGGGGGTGCACCTGGGTGTAAGGATGTGTGTCTGGAGGAGACTGTAGGTATCGCTGCAGGTGTCCAGCTGACCTGGGGGTTGATGGGCAGGGCACATCCTGTAGACACCCCCTTTCCCGTGCTCTCACCCACTGAACCCCCCCAGGCTGGCCACTCCCTTCCCTCTTGGCCCCCTGCAGGCAGAGGGCACCCCAGGGAACTGGGACTGCCCTTGTGGGGCTCTTCCTGAGTGGTTACTACTCTAGTAGGGGCTGGGAGAGGTGAGGAAGGGACCCGCGGATGTACAGGGACCCCTGCCTGAGAGCGCCTGTCTGGGAGAGCCTGCCCTGGGGCAGAGAGCTCGTGGCTGGGACAGGCAGCCGCGGGGCTGGGAGTGCCTGAGAGCTCAGGACTCCATCCAAGGGCAGGGCTCTCCGCTGGCTGTGTGCCCCAGCCCTCTCCTGGCCACTCCACCCCCAAGGGCGGGCCCTAGTACCAGTCTGTGCACCCTCCAGCTCTCCccgcccttcccctcctctctccctctctccccattctctctctcttccattacGGGACTTTCTCTATCTCTCCGTCCCCGTCcccatctctgtcttctctttaccACAACAGCCCTATGTCTGTGACCCTCTTAGACCCTCCCTGACCATTGGTACCTAGTCTTCTGTTTCCCGTAGTCTGTGTCTCTGAAGATCCCTGTCTGTCCCTCTGGCTGGCTCTCCCTGGCTGTACCGCGGGTCCTGGGATGGGTTGCGAGTGTTTTGGTGGGAGGTGCGGGGCGGGTCCCCGGCACAAATAGCCtgccctcccccccgccccccgccccccgccccccgcgccgcccCCGCCAGGCACTGGGCATGCCCCTGGCGCTTCTATATAAAGTGGCACCGCCTTAGTCCCGAGCCGTGCCACCGCCGCCGCCCTGCCCTGGCCCGTCCGCCGCCCGCGAGCCCCACCGAGCAGCTGCCGCCGCCAGGTACCCCGGCTCCTGCCCGCGCCCCCGgggagagccagggagggggGCTGCGGGGGCAGGGGCCGCGGGGACGGGGACCTTGAGCGCCCGCGCCCCCCAGCAGGACCCGCGACGCTACCCGCCCCCTGCCAAGCGCGCGAGGACCCGgcgtgcccccccacccccacctccgtTGGAACGGTCAAGTGCCGGCACCCCGGGGCTGCCCAGTACAACCCGGGATGTGTGAGCTCGGGGTGCAGGAGCCATGGGGTCCGGCGGGCAGGAATTCCTCTGGCtacttggggtgggggtggggcagcctTGGACACCTCCTGGCAGGGACAGGACAGAGGCACCAAGGCGGCCACCTCTTGGCCCCAAGAGTCTTaggggctgggcagtggggtAGAGACCTGGCGGCCCTGACTCTCTGCtttgtctctgtccctctgtctctgtcatcaGTCTCTCAGCCTCTCCACCTGTAAGATGGTGAGTCTCCTCTGGTCTCTCCCAAGCCCCTGGGCAGAGGGGGGGCCCAGGGGCAGCCTCTGGCACCCAGAAGCCTACCCCTGGGGGGTACCCTGTGCAGAAGCTCAGACCCCTGACCAGCTGCACACACGCCTCTGACTCCCCACTCTAGACAGGCAGCTATTGTGTGCCACACACTCCACCTCTCCCCcctcagccctgggaggtgggcgCTGCTGGACCCcttggcattcattcattctgtaacacttattgagcactagCTGTGTGCCCGGCACTATTCTGGGTTTGGGGACATGGCAGTGAGCCCACAGTCTGGGCTCTCAGGGAACTCACCTCCTAAGAGAAGGCACCCAGGCTCAGAGTTTGGCACTGCTGATCCAGGATTCCAGCCCAGGT
This genomic interval carries:
- the TBC1D10C gene encoding carabin isoform X1 — protein: MGAQAQGRPGAASHTGSPHVLQPVASGGTMAQALGEDLVQPCELQDDSSSLGSDSELSGPGPYRQADRYGFIGGSSAEPGPGHPPADLIRQREMKWVEMTSHWEKTMSRRYKKVKMQCRKGIPSALRARCWPLLCGAHVCQKNSPGTYQELAEAPGDPQWMETIGRDLHRQFPLHEMFVSPQGHGQQGLLQVLKAYTLYRPEQGYCQAQGPVAAVLLMHLPPEEAFWCLVQICEVYVPGYYGPHMEAVQLDAEVFMALLRRLLPRVHKHLQQVGVGPLLYLPEWFLCLFARSLPFPTVLRVWDAFLSEGVKVLFRVGLTLVRLALGTAEQRLACPGLLETLGALRTIPPAQLQEEAFMSQVHSVALSEHDLQRQIRAQLAQLPESASGPPPRPQARLPGAQAIFEAQQLAGARGGTRPEVPRIVVQPPEEPRPPRRKPQTRGKTFHGLLTRSRGPPIEGPSRSHRGSTSFLDTRF
- the TBC1D10C gene encoding carabin isoform X2, with product MAQALGEDLVQPCELQDDSSSLGSDSELSGPGPYRQADRYGFIGGSSAEPGPGHPPADLIRQREMKWVEMTSHWEKTMSRRYKKVKMQCRKGIPSALRARCWPLLCGAHVCQKNSPGTYQELAEAPGDPQWMETIGRDLHRQFPLHEMFVSPQGHGQQGLLQVLKAYTLYRPEQGYCQAQGPVAAVLLMHLPPEEAFWCLVQICEVYVPGYYGPHMEAVQLDAEVFMALLRRLLPRVHKHLQQVGVGPLLYLPEWFLCLFARSLPFPTVLRVWDAFLSEGVKVLFRVGLTLVRLALGTAEQRLACPGLLETLGALRTIPPAQLQEEAFMSQVHSVALSEHDLQRQIRAQLAQLPESASGPPPRPQARLPGAQAIFEAQQLAGARGGTRPEVPRIVVQPPEEPRPPRRKPQTRGKTFHGLLTRSRGPPIEGPSRSHRGSTSFLDTRF
- the TBC1D10C gene encoding carabin isoform X3 — protein: MGAQAQGRPGAASHTGSPHVLQPVASGGTMAQALGEDLVQPCELQDDSSSLGSDSELSGPGPYRQADRYGFIGGSSAEPGPGHPPADLIRQREMKWVEMTSHWEKTMSRRYKKVKMQCRKGIPSALRARCWPLLCGAHVCQKNSPGTYQELAEAPGDPQWMETIGRDLHRQFPLHEMFVSPQGHGRGSCKYSRPTPCIGLNRATARPRALWLPCCSCICPQRRPSGAWYRSARSTSPATTGPTWCEGAVPCGADAGAPGAGHRRTAPGLPGAPGDTRCPANHPPSPAAGGGLHVPGAQRGPVRARPAAADQSPARPAARVGVRATPTATGPPARGSSHL